The proteins below are encoded in one region of Fragaria vesca subsp. vesca unplaced genomic scaffold, FraVesHawaii_1.0 scf0510025, whole genome shotgun sequence:
- the LOC101299435 gene encoding wall-associated receptor kinase-like 6-like — protein sequence LAACLGTVLLLLVGFLGYRKRKKWSDSKLKRKNYERHGGLLLEQQLLFGDVNVERIKVFESKELEKSTNNYSRDRILGKGGQGTVYKGMLADGRIVAVKRSNIVDEGEVGQFINEIVILSQYIQHHNEEFPLTWEVRLRVAIEVAGAISYLHSSASSPIYHRDIKSSNILLD from the exons GTCTTGCCGCTTGTCTTGGAACGGTTTTGCTACTTCTCGTTGGATTTTTGGGTTACAGAAAGCGGAAAAAATGGAGTGACAGTAAGCTCAAGCGTAAGAATTACGAACGGCACGGAGGATTATTGTTGGAACAGCAATTGTTGTTTGGTGATGTTAATGTTGAGAGAATTAAGGTGTTTGAGTCAAAAGAGTTAGAGAAGTCCACAAACAATTACAGTCGAGATAGAATTCTCGGTAAGGGAGGTCAAGGGACTGTCTACAAAGGAATGTTAGCAGATGGAAGAATCGTTGCTGTAAAAAGGTCCAACATAGTTGATGAAGGCGAAGTTGGACaattcattaatgaaattgtcatTCTTTCACAA TATATTCAGCATCACAATGAGGAGTTTCCTCTTACGTGGGAAGTACGCTTACGAGTTGCCATAGAAGTTGCAGGAGCTATTTCATACTTGCACTCATCAGCTTCCTCTCCCATCTACCATCGTGACATTAAGTCTTCAAACATACTCCTGGACG